One genomic window of Anser cygnoides isolate HZ-2024a breed goose chromosome 11, Taihu_goose_T2T_genome, whole genome shotgun sequence includes the following:
- the LEO1 gene encoding RNA polymerase-associated protein LEO1 has translation MADMEELFGSDADSEAEQKDSDSGSESDSDQENAGSGSNASGSDSDQDDDREAIKPSNKELFGDDSEDEGASHHTGSDNHSERSYNRSEASGHSEHEDNDQSDVDQHSASEAAHDDEEDDRGHGSDEGSHHSEGDGSEKAHSEDEKWGKEDKSDQSDDEERQQNSDDEEKVQNSDEDERPQMSDDDERAQNSDEEKMQNSDEEERPQASDEEKMQNSDDDERAQHSDEEKMQNSDDDDEKAQHSDEEEQEHKSESARGSDSEDEVLRMKRKKPIASDSEVDSDTEGQKEHADVMDLFGGADDISSGSDGEDKPPTPGQPIDENGLSQEQQEEEPIPETRIEVEIPKVNTDLGNDLYFVKLPNFLSVEPRPFDPQYYEDEFEDEEMLDEEGRTRLKLKVENTIRWRMRRDEEGNEIRESNARIVKWSDGSMSLHLGNEVFDVYKAPLQGDHNHLFIRQGTGLQGQAVFKTKLTFRPHSTDSATHRKMTLSLADRCSKTQKIRILPMAGRDPESQRTEMIKKEEERLRASIRRESQQRRMREKQHQRGLSANYLEPDRYEEEDEGDDAISLAAIKNRYKGGIREERARIYSSDSDEGSDEDKTQRLLKAKKLTSDEEGEPSGKRKAEDDDKASKKHKKYVISDEEDDDDD, from the exons ATGGCCGACATGGAGGAGCTGTTCGGCAGCGACGCCGACTCGGAGGCCGAGCAGAAAG ATTCTGACTCTGGATCTGAATCTGATTCCGATCAGGAGAATGCTGGCTCTGGTAGTAACGCTTCTGGAAGCGACAGTGACCAGGACGATGACAGGGAGGCAATAAAACCTAGTAATAAAGAACTGTTTGGAGATGACAGTGAGGATGAAGGAGCATCCCATCATACAGGCAGCGACAACCACTCTGAAAGATCGTACAATCGCTCTGAAGCCTCAGGACATTCTGAGCATGAAGATAATGATCAGTCAGATGTGGATCAGCACAGTGCTTCAGAAGCTGCTCACGATGATGAGGAGGATGATCGAGGGCACGGATCAGATGAAGGCAGTCATCATTCGGAGGGAGATGGTTCTGAAAAGGCACATTCAGAGGATGAGAAGTGGGGCAAGGAGGACAAGAGTGATCAGTCAGATGATGAGGAGAGGCAGCAGAACTCTGACGATGAGGAGAAAGTGCAGAACTCTGATGAAGATGAAAGGCCGCAGATGTCTGACGATGACGAGAGAGCCCAGAACTCTGACGAGGAGAAGATGCAGAACTCCGATGAGGAGGAGAGGCCACAGGCCTCAGATGAGGAGAAGATGCAGAACTCTGATGACGATGAAAGGGCCCAGCATTCTGACGAGGAGAAGATGCAGAActctgatgatgatgatgaaaagGCCCAGCACTCTGATGAGGAGGAACAAGAGCATAAATCTG AGTCTGCAAGAGGTAGCGATAGCGAGGATGAAGTTTTGCGAATGAAGCGAAAGAAACCAATTGCGTCAGATTCAGAGGTGGACAGTGATACAGAAGGACAGAAAG AACATGCAGATGTCATGGACCTGTTTGGAGGTGCAGATGACATTTCCTCAGGGAGTGATGGAGAAGACAAGCCACCAACTCCAGGACAGCCCATT GATGAGAATGGACTGAGTCAagaacagcaggaagaagagccTATTCCAGAGACAAGAATAGAGGTTGAAATACCGAAAGTAAACACAGACTTGGGTAATGATTTGTATTTTGTGAAGCTGCCCAACTTCCTTAGTGTGGAGCCCAG ACCCTTTGATCCCCAGTATTATGAAGATGAATTTGAAGATGAGGAGATGCTTGATGAAGAAGGTAGAACTAGGTTAAAACTCAAG GTAGAAAACACAATACGGTGGCGGATGCGTCGAGATGAGGAAGGGAATGAGATTAGAGAAAGTAATGCCCGGATAGTCAAGTGGTCGGATGGAAG CATGTCTCTCCACTTGGGAAATGAGGTCTTTGATGTGTACAAGGCACCACTGCAGGGAGATCACAACCATTTGTTTATCAGACAAGGGACAGGTCTACAAGGACAGGCTGTTTTCAAGACAAAGTTAACCTTCAG GCCACACTCTACAGACAGCGCCACTCACAGGAAGATGACTTTGTCTCTGGCAGATAGATGTTCAAAGACCCAGAAAATTCGTATTTTGCCAATGGCAGGTCGTGATCCAGAGTCTCAGCGGACAGAAATGATTAAG aaagaagaggagagattAAGAGCTTCCATTCGTAGAGAATCTCAGCAGCGAAGAATGCGAGAGAAGCAGCACCAGCGTGGTCTGAGTGCAAATTATTTAGAACCTGATCGCTATGAAGAAGAGGATGAGGGTGATGATGCGATCAGTCTAGCTGCTATCAAAAACAGATACAAAGGTGGCATCAGAG aggAACGTGCTAGAATCTATTCTTCTGACAGTGATGAGGGCTCAGATGAAGATAAAACACAAAGACT